Proteins encoded together in one Verrucomicrobiota bacterium window:
- a CDS encoding NAD(P)-dependent oxidoreductase — MTTVAPLEDLLSEPTPGAIEAMRALDGDLILLGVAGKMGPTLARMARRACDSAGATRRIIGVSRFTSPADEAALRAHGIETIRCDLLDEAAVAALPDVPNVISMAGMKFGATGNEPLTWAMNVHLPAIVCRKFRNSRIVAFSTGNVYGLSPVPRGGSVESDAPAPVGEYATSCLGRERMFEHFSRTLGIPVVLLRLNYAVELRYGVLADLARKIRDGERVDLAMGHFNCIWQGDANAMTLQAFALADTPARVLNMTGLATLSVRETCATLASLMNTTVKFTGTESATALLNNPAKLHALIGAPRVPVSQILEWVSDWTLRGRPTLGKPTHFEARDGRF, encoded by the coding sequence ATCACGACCGTCGCGCCATTGGAGGATTTGCTCAGCGAGCCCACGCCCGGCGCCATCGAGGCGATGCGCGCGCTCGACGGCGACCTCATCCTGCTCGGCGTCGCGGGCAAGATGGGCCCGACCCTTGCGCGCATGGCGAGGCGCGCCTGCGACTCTGCCGGCGCGACGCGTCGCATCATCGGCGTCTCGCGCTTCACAAGTCCCGCGGACGAAGCCGCACTCCGCGCGCACGGCATCGAGACGATCCGGTGCGACTTGCTCGATGAAGCCGCCGTCGCCGCGCTGCCCGACGTGCCGAACGTGATATCGATGGCCGGGATGAAGTTCGGCGCGACCGGCAACGAGCCGCTCACGTGGGCGATGAACGTCCACCTGCCGGCCATCGTGTGCAGGAAGTTCCGGAACAGCCGCATCGTGGCGTTCTCGACGGGAAATGTTTACGGCCTGAGCCCGGTCCCGCGGGGCGGGTCGGTCGAGTCAGATGCGCCCGCGCCCGTGGGCGAATACGCGACGAGCTGCCTCGGTCGCGAGCGGATGTTCGAGCACTTCAGCCGGACGCTGGGAATCCCCGTGGTGCTGTTGCGGCTCAACTACGCGGTCGAGTTGCGCTACGGCGTGCTCGCGGACCTCGCGCGCAAGATCCGCGACGGCGAGCGCGTGGACCTCGCGATGGGCCACTTCAACTGCATCTGGCAGGGCGATGCGAATGCGATGACGCTGCAAGCCTTCGCGCTCGCCGACACGCCCGCGCGCGTGTTGAACATGACCGGCCTGGCGACCTTGAGCGTTCGCGAGACCTGCGCCACGCTCGCATCACTCATGAATACGACCGTGAAGTTCACGGGAACCGAATCCGCGACGGCGCTGCTGAACAACCCGGCGAAGTTGCACGCACTGATCGGCGCGCCGCGCGTCCCGGTCTCACAAATCTTGGAGTGGGTCTCCGACTGGACGCTGCGCGGCCGGCCGACGCTCGGCAAGCCCACGCACTTCGAGGCGCGCGACGGGAGGTTTTGA
- a CDS encoding 20S proteasome subunit A/B — translation MTEEPYRWLEAVANRREYVREQLKGGSPVFAASLADGILLLGVGTGRSKVFELFDRHALAGLGHPADIERVRQAAIDAAHLEAFTRAPEDVSMRRLVSFGLSPQLKTNFEQIYAAPSLVELVLAELGAAPAEDSFYRLHFDGAFTIEHGGVHVAASTAEAESAAQKWLSDALAGKSDRAAVVDTLLQAWWCVTAGHTFDGGLPAESERRDGVRAGMKGKVLEAGWLARSGTRATRYTSLTAQDVGLA, via the coding sequence ATGACCGAGGAACCCTATCGCTGGCTCGAAGCCGTCGCGAACCGGCGCGAATACGTCCGCGAACAGCTCAAGGGCGGCTCGCCCGTGTTCGCCGCGAGCCTCGCGGACGGCATCCTGCTGCTCGGCGTCGGCACCGGGCGTTCGAAGGTGTTCGAGCTGTTTGACCGTCACGCGCTCGCGGGGCTCGGCCATCCCGCGGACATCGAGAGAGTCCGGCAGGCCGCGATTGATGCCGCGCATCTCGAAGCTTTCACGCGAGCGCCGGAGGACGTGAGCATGCGGCGGCTTGTGAGCTTCGGATTGAGCCCGCAACTCAAGACGAACTTCGAGCAGATTTACGCGGCGCCGTCTCTTGTCGAACTGGTGCTGGCCGAACTCGGCGCCGCGCCCGCGGAGGATTCGTTCTACCGGCTGCATTTCGACGGGGCTTTCACCATCGAACATGGCGGCGTGCACGTGGCTGCGAGCACCGCCGAAGCCGAGTCCGCCGCGCAGAAGTGGCTCTCGGACGCGCTCGCGGGCAAGTCCGACCGCGCGGCGGTGGTGGACACGCTCCTGCAGGCGTGGTGGTGCGTGACGGCCGGGCACACGTTCGATGGGGGGCTGCCAGCCGAGTCCGAGCGGCGGGACGGCGTGCGTGCAGGGATGAAGGGAAAAGTCCTCGAAGCGGGCTGGCTCGCGCGGTCGGGCACCCGCGCAACCCGATACACGAGTCTCACCGCGCAGGACGTTGGCCTGGCGTGA
- a CDS encoding proteasome subunit alpha, which translates to MSAQTPIAGDFVSLLASHNLAPVRADASNAAPAQTQATTVFAFHFAGGVLMAGDRRATAGNVIVTDRVDKVLELDATSLLAIAGVPATAFEMARVLQTSFEYYRRSQLQSLSLPAKVRALARLLRDNLPMTMQGVGVVVPLFAGVDAHATPPKPQIYFYDPLGAQFQAVGHAASGSGSGTIRSVLSFQERYGRPGPSQMNLEEAVRFALRLLMTASELDAATGGVNPGAETFATIKVLRASGVETVSDEQQAEWLRQ; encoded by the coding sequence ATGAGCGCGCAAACTCCGATCGCCGGCGATTTCGTCTCCCTGCTCGCGAGCCACAATCTCGCGCCGGTTCGCGCCGACGCATCGAACGCGGCTCCTGCGCAGACGCAGGCCACGACGGTCTTTGCGTTTCACTTCGCCGGGGGCGTCCTGATGGCTGGCGACCGGCGCGCCACCGCGGGCAACGTCATCGTCACCGACCGGGTGGACAAGGTTCTCGAACTCGACGCCACGTCGTTGCTCGCCATTGCGGGCGTGCCTGCAACCGCGTTCGAAATGGCGCGCGTGCTGCAAACGTCGTTCGAGTATTACCGGCGCAGCCAGCTCCAATCGCTCAGCCTTCCCGCGAAGGTCCGCGCGCTCGCGCGGTTGCTCCGTGACAATCTACCCATGACGATGCAGGGCGTCGGCGTGGTCGTGCCGCTTTTCGCCGGCGTGGACGCGCACGCGACGCCTCCCAAACCGCAGATTTACTTTTACGACCCGCTCGGCGCGCAGTTTCAGGCGGTCGGCCACGCGGCCAGCGGCTCGGGTTCGGGGACCATCCGGAGCGTGCTGAGTTTTCAGGAGCGTTACGGCCGGCCGGGTCCGTCGCAGATGAATCTCGAAGAAGCGGTGCGATTCGCGTTGCGGCTGCTGATGACGGCGTCCGAGCTCGACGCGGCGACGGGCGGCGTGAATCCCGGCGCGGAGACGTTCGCGACGATCAAGGTCCTGCGCGCGTCCGGGGTCGAAACCGTGAGCGACGAACAACAAGCGGAGTGGCTGAGGCAATGA
- a CDS encoding ubiquitin-like protein UBact, translating to MPDQSQKTRPVAPGNPGGGGDGPKEPKVDKPNVEELLKRMRKVDPDQAKRYRQRTGE from the coding sequence ATGCCCGACCAATCCCAGAAGACGCGGCCGGTCGCGCCGGGCAACCCCGGTGGCGGCGGTGACGGCCCGAAGGAGCCGAAGGTGGACAAACCGAACGTGGAGGAACTCCTCAAGCGCATGCGCAAGGTGGACCCCGACCAGGCCAAACGCTACCGGCAGCGCACAGGCGAATGA
- a CDS encoding peptidase — MLFGIETEYGIARDGAEELDVVAESIALVRSAVEPGVRMRWDYATEDPHADARGFHVEALRQDTDEAGYVEQDAHRELSFAEIKSDLALGNGGRFYNDHAHPEYCTPECSTLDEIAAHDRAGERIVMQCAERLSEQRGATVRIYKNNTDFRGHSYGCHENYLLPRSLEWDTLAQAMQAFLVTRQVFAGAGKFAIEAEDRLLSPHFQISQRGDFFSELQSVDTMQRRPLINTRDEPHANPQHWRRFHVILGDANMSPFATRLKAGATALVLEALVRDPRRAWPQLSDPLRALTAISRDPEFKWEVKLAGRRHSTALAVQREYLAAVKALCDLSSAERQSVIADWETVLNDLEADFMRCRDRLDWVAKLALIREFQAAQRVADDDPWVQALDLEYHRLDAVEGLYFGLEQAGAMRGVPDEAIVQRAVFEPPLTTRAYVRGKCIQKFAEAVENAQWDHLTLADDHGLVKISLLDLFEPEDVLRYRQAVDAARAPDDLRGVIGLRKLGSR; from the coding sequence ATCCTCTTCGGCATCGAGACCGAATACGGCATCGCGCGGGACGGCGCGGAGGAACTCGATGTCGTCGCCGAGTCCATCGCACTCGTGCGCAGCGCGGTCGAACCCGGCGTGCGGATGCGCTGGGACTACGCGACCGAGGACCCGCATGCGGACGCGCGCGGCTTCCACGTCGAGGCGCTGCGGCAGGACACGGACGAGGCGGGATACGTGGAGCAGGATGCCCACCGCGAACTGTCCTTCGCCGAGATCAAAAGCGACCTCGCGCTCGGCAACGGCGGGCGATTCTACAACGACCACGCGCATCCCGAATACTGCACGCCCGAGTGCAGCACGCTCGACGAAATCGCCGCGCACGACCGCGCGGGCGAGCGCATCGTGATGCAGTGCGCCGAGCGGCTCTCCGAACAGCGCGGCGCGACCGTCCGGATTTACAAGAACAACACGGACTTCCGCGGCCACAGCTACGGCTGCCACGAGAACTATCTCCTGCCGCGCTCGCTCGAATGGGACACGCTCGCCCAGGCGATGCAGGCTTTCCTCGTCACGCGGCAGGTCTTCGCCGGCGCGGGCAAGTTTGCCATCGAAGCCGAGGATCGCCTCCTCTCACCGCATTTCCAGATTTCGCAGCGGGGCGACTTCTTCAGCGAGCTGCAAAGCGTGGACACGATGCAGCGCCGCCCGCTGATCAACACGCGCGACGAGCCGCACGCGAACCCGCAGCACTGGCGGCGCTTCCACGTCATCCTCGGCGACGCGAACATGTCGCCCTTCGCCACGAGGCTGAAAGCGGGCGCGACCGCGCTCGTGCTCGAGGCGCTCGTGCGCGACCCGCGCCGCGCGTGGCCGCAGCTCTCGGACCCGCTGCGCGCGCTCACGGCGATTTCGCGCGACCCGGAGTTCAAGTGGGAGGTGAAGCTGGCCGGCCGGCGCCATTCGACCGCGCTCGCCGTGCAGCGCGAGTATCTCGCCGCAGTGAAGGCGCTTTGCGACCTGTCGTCCGCGGAAAGGCAATCGGTCATCGCGGATTGGGAAACCGTGCTGAACGACCTCGAAGCCGATTTCATGCGCTGCCGCGACCGGCTCGATTGGGTCGCGAAGCTCGCGCTCATCCGCGAATTCCAAGCCGCGCAGCGCGTCGCGGATGACGACCCGTGGGTGCAGGCGCTCGATCTCGAATACCACCGGCTCGACGCGGTCGAGGGGCTCTACTTCGGGCTCGAACAGGCCGGCGCGATGCGCGGCGTCCCCGACGAAGCGATCGTGCAACGCGCCGTGTTCGAGCCGCCGCTGACGACGCGCGCGTATGTGCGCGGCAAGTGCATCCAGAAATTTGCCGAGGCCGTCGAGAACGCGCAGTGGGACCACCTCACGCTCGCCGACGATCACGGATTGGTGAAGATTTCGCTGCTCGACCTCTTCGAGCCGGAGGACGTGCTGCGCTACCGTCAAGCCGTGGACGCGGCGCGCGCGCCGGATGATTTGCGTGGCGTGATCGGCCTTCGAAAGCTAGGTTCGCGCTAA
- a CDS encoding AAA family ATPase produces the protein MAEQRKKGAPPAADKSSAENPKGLPPLEDLLPREDLEKLSTLQLVDLIASKLPPRHSSLMDLVYLRERIADVEEMNDQARQALEKMDKAIEALRLPAFRVGTFLAAVEPQMAQVCLGGMDYVCKVDLAVPLSSLQVGQRVLCNEAFAVVRPLGFDRNGPIVRVDELLSDGRIRIGQEAGITNSVIQRSALLTKEKLKPGMDVRLDVNQRVALEVIGVGKRIERSLETVAELPWSAIGGQDEAVQAIRETIELPFLHRDLFKRFDHHVPKGFLLHGPPGCGKTLLGKATAYNLRQQVKSQTGVDHPEFFLHVKGPEILNMWVGESERQVRDLFAQCRERAKDGALAFLFIDEAESILGTRRAGRYHSILSTLVPMFCTEMDGIEVLQNVVVILASNRADLIDPAILRPGRIDRKIRVKRPDRPGAKAIYEIYLRESLPLAEPKSALAEAITEEHFAHRPENEFLEVIYRSGRRDVLYRGDLASGAIIAAVVERAKSLAIKRSIETKAETHIAREDLVTALRREHEENDLFPATDLTEDWLKLTDFDPENVVKLGPVRPRKVETSGVV, from the coding sequence ATGGCTGAGCAAAGGAAGAAGGGAGCCCCGCCCGCCGCGGACAAGTCATCCGCCGAAAACCCCAAGGGGCTGCCGCCGCTGGAGGACCTTCTGCCGCGCGAGGACCTCGAAAAACTCTCCACGCTCCAGCTCGTGGACCTCATCGCCAGCAAGCTCCCGCCGCGCCACTCGTCGCTCATGGACCTCGTGTATCTGCGCGAACGCATCGCGGACGTGGAGGAGATGAACGATCAAGCCCGGCAGGCTTTGGAGAAGATGGACAAAGCCATCGAAGCGCTGCGTTTGCCCGCGTTTCGCGTCGGCACGTTTCTCGCCGCAGTCGAGCCGCAGATGGCGCAAGTCTGCCTCGGCGGGATGGACTACGTCTGCAAAGTGGACCTCGCTGTGCCGCTCTCGAGCCTGCAAGTCGGGCAGCGCGTGCTCTGCAACGAAGCCTTCGCCGTCGTCCGCCCGCTCGGCTTCGACCGCAACGGCCCCATCGTGCGCGTGGATGAGTTGCTCTCCGACGGCCGCATCCGCATCGGGCAGGAGGCGGGCATCACCAACTCCGTCATCCAACGCTCGGCGTTGCTCACGAAGGAGAAGCTCAAGCCCGGCATGGACGTGCGCCTCGACGTGAACCAGCGCGTCGCGCTCGAAGTCATCGGCGTCGGCAAGCGCATCGAACGCTCGCTCGAAACCGTCGCCGAGCTGCCGTGGTCGGCCATCGGCGGGCAGGACGAGGCGGTGCAGGCCATCCGCGAGACCATCGAGCTTCCCTTCCTGCACCGCGACCTGTTCAAGCGCTTCGACCACCATGTGCCGAAGGGCTTCCTGCTCCACGGCCCGCCCGGTTGCGGCAAGACGCTGCTCGGCAAGGCCACCGCCTACAACCTGCGCCAGCAGGTCAAGTCGCAGACCGGCGTGGATCATCCCGAGTTTTTCCTGCACGTGAAGGGGCCGGAGATCCTGAACATGTGGGTCGGCGAAAGCGAGCGGCAGGTCCGCGACCTCTTCGCGCAGTGCCGCGAGCGCGCGAAGGACGGCGCGCTGGCGTTCCTCTTCATTGACGAGGCCGAGAGCATCCTCGGCACGCGCCGCGCGGGCCGCTACCACAGCATCCTCAGCACCCTCGTGCCGATGTTCTGCACGGAGATGGACGGCATCGAAGTCCTGCAGAACGTCGTCGTCATCCTCGCCTCGAACCGCGCGGATCTGATTGACCCGGCCATCCTGCGGCCCGGCCGCATAGACAGGAAGATTCGCGTCAAGCGCCCCGACCGCCCCGGCGCCAAAGCCATCTACGAAATCTACCTGCGCGAATCGCTGCCGCTCGCCGAGCCGAAATCCGCGCTCGCCGAAGCCATCACCGAGGAGCACTTCGCGCACAGGCCGGAGAACGAATTCCTCGAAGTCATCTACCGCAGCGGGCGGCGCGACGTGCTGTATCGCGGCGACCTCGCGAGCGGCGCGATCATCGCCGCCGTCGTCGAACGCGCCAAGAGCCTCGCCATCAAGCGCAGCATCGAGACCAAGGCCGAGACGCACATCGCGCGCGAAGACCTCGTCACCGCGCTGCGCCGCGAGCACGAGGAGAACGACCTCTTCCCCGCCACCGACCTCACCGAGGACTGGCTCAAGCTGACGGACTTCGATCCCGAGAACGTAGTCAAGCTCGGCCCCGTTCGCCCGCGCAAGGTCGAGACGAGCGGGGTGGTGTGA
- a CDS encoding WYL domain-containing protein, with protein sequence MKPASRALPALPQSRPPLERMMRIHQAISAGGFPNATKLAAEMEVSTKTIGRDIEFMRDRLMLPLEYDSSRWGYHYTEEVGSFPTLQITEGELFALLVAEKALQQYRGTNFERPLKSAFGKMASSLPDTISLHLADWDATVSFRTSAQPVLNLEVFDAIAKAAAKHEQIEITYRKPGRRDIEKRVVDPWHLANINGEWYLFAYDHLRKAQRTFVPARVREVRATGKKFTRPAKFSVAKLLESSFGVHSAEGEFEVVLRFNAAVADYVREKRWHPSQELRELKDGSLELRLKLSSLVEIERWILGWGGGVEVVQPSELRERVLAAAQGIVRNYAQ encoded by the coding sequence ATGAAGCCCGCGTCCCGCGCCCTGCCGGCCCTGCCGCAATCCCGGCCGCCGCTCGAGCGCATGATGCGCATCCACCAGGCCATCAGCGCCGGCGGATTTCCCAATGCCACCAAGCTCGCCGCCGAGATGGAAGTCTCCACCAAGACCATCGGGCGCGACATCGAGTTCATGCGCGACCGGCTGATGCTTCCGCTCGAATACGACAGCAGCCGCTGGGGCTACCACTACACGGAGGAAGTCGGCTCCTTTCCCACGCTGCAGATCACCGAGGGCGAACTGTTCGCGCTCCTCGTGGCGGAAAAGGCCCTGCAACAATACCGCGGCACCAACTTCGAGCGCCCGCTCAAGAGCGCCTTCGGCAAGATGGCCTCGTCGCTGCCGGACACCATCTCGCTGCACCTCGCGGACTGGGACGCCACGGTGTCCTTCCGCACGAGCGCGCAACCCGTGCTCAACCTCGAGGTCTTCGACGCCATCGCCAAGGCCGCGGCCAAGCACGAGCAGATCGAGATCACATATCGAAAGCCCGGCCGGCGCGACATCGAGAAGCGCGTCGTGGACCCGTGGCACCTCGCGAACATCAACGGCGAGTGGTATCTGTTCGCCTACGACCACCTGCGGAAAGCCCAGCGCACGTTCGTGCCCGCGCGGGTGAGGGAAGTCCGCGCCACCGGCAAGAAGTTCACCCGACCCGCCAAGTTCTCCGTCGCCAAGCTGCTCGAATCGAGCTTCGGCGTCCACTCGGCCGAGGGGGAGTTCGAGGTGGTATTGCGGTTCAACGCCGCCGTCGCAGACTACGTGCGCGAGAAACGGTGGCATCCCTCGCAGGAATTGCGCGAACTGAAAGACGGCTCGCTCGAACTGCGGCTCAAGCTCTCGAGCCTGGTCGAGATCGAGCGCTGGATTCTCGGCTGGGGCGGCGGTGTCGAAGTCGTGCAGCCGTCCGAGTTGCGCGAGCGCGTCCTCGCCGCAGCGCAGGGGATTGTGCGGAACTACGCGCAGTAG
- a CDS encoding PilT/PilU family type 4a pilus ATPase: MRRPELDQILSTMLASQKDVSDLNITADKPLQVESNGQLMPVAFQPDLGALSPFQTEQIAFNLLQGNRRLTANLIQTGSCDTSYTLLGKARFRVNIFSQRGCYSIVLRKLTTKIPTVDELKLPASIREIAREKNGLALVTGATGSGKSTTLAAILNEVNETKSIHIITLEDPVEFVHQQRKATFNQRELGTDFDSFSTGLRAALRQAPKIILVGEMRDRETVEIGLSAAETGHLVLSTLHTNDAGQTINRILGMFEPEEQPQIRLRLADTLRWIVSQRLAPKISGGRHALFEIMGNSLRTKESVAQGEADGRTFYEIIEATTTYGWKTFDHSALEAYENGQISEENALLYCSRRGPVTRGIDLIKKKRGEMTTDVAQLKVKKEGPPAGKPDPAAGGGPLVLKLK, translated from the coding sequence ATGCGCCGCCCCGAACTGGACCAGATTCTGAGCACGATGCTCGCGTCGCAAAAGGACGTGTCGGACCTGAACATCACGGCGGACAAGCCGTTGCAGGTCGAGTCCAACGGCCAGCTCATGCCGGTCGCGTTCCAACCTGACCTCGGAGCCCTCTCGCCGTTCCAGACCGAGCAGATCGCGTTCAACCTGCTTCAAGGCAACCGGCGGCTGACGGCGAATCTGATCCAGACCGGCTCGTGCGACACGTCTTACACGCTGCTCGGCAAGGCGCGTTTCCGCGTGAACATCTTCTCCCAGCGCGGCTGCTACTCGATCGTGCTGCGCAAGCTCACCACGAAAATCCCGACCGTGGACGAGCTCAAGCTGCCGGCGAGCATCCGCGAGATTGCGCGGGAGAAGAACGGGCTCGCGCTCGTCACGGGCGCGACCGGTTCCGGCAAGTCCACCACGCTCGCCGCCATTCTGAACGAGGTGAACGAGACCAAGTCCATCCACATCATCACGCTGGAGGACCCGGTCGAGTTCGTGCACCAGCAAAGGAAGGCGACGTTCAACCAGCGCGAGTTGGGAACGGATTTCGACAGCTTTTCAACCGGCCTGCGCGCGGCGCTCCGTCAGGCGCCGAAGATCATACTCGTCGGCGAAATGCGCGACCGGGAGACGGTGGAAATCGGGTTGAGCGCGGCCGAGACGGGCCACCTTGTCCTGAGCACGCTGCACACGAACGACGCGGGGCAGACCATCAACCGCATCCTCGGCATGTTCGAGCCCGAGGAGCAGCCGCAAATCCGCCTCCGCCTCGCGGACACGCTGCGCTGGATCGTGAGCCAGCGCCTCGCGCCAAAGATCAGCGGCGGACGCCACGCGCTCTTCGAGATCATGGGCAACAGCCTTCGCACGAAGGAAAGCGTCGCGCAGGGCGAGGCCGACGGCCGCACCTTCTACGAGATCATCGAGGCGACCACGACTTACGGATGGAAGACCTTCGACCACTCGGCGCTCGAAGCCTACGAGAACGGCCAGATTTCCGAGGAAAACGCCCTCCTCTACTGCTCGCGGCGCGGACCCGTCACGCGGGGCATTGACCTCATCAAGAAGAAGCGCGGCGAGATGACCACCGACGTCGCGCAGTTGAAGGTGAAGAAGGAAGGCCCGCCGGCGGGCAAACCCGACCCGGCCGCGGGCGGCGGACCGCTCGTGCTCAAGCTCAAGTGA
- a CDS encoding type IV pilus twitching motility protein PilT, giving the protein MAKIDAFFDLMFKEKASDLHLSSGNPPILRLNGELVRVDYPPLESEPLKAMLYEIAPEYKVKVFEETGDVDFGYEIPGLSRFRANFFNQKNGVAAVFRQIPSKVLSFEDFEKFDAPLPAVLRKLAMLHKGLVVVTGPTGSGKSTTLAAMIDYANKNRKDHIITVEDPIEFVHESKSCLVNHREVGVHTKSFASALRGALREDPDIILVGELRDLETIDLALTAASTGHLVFGTLHTPSAAKTVDRIIDVFPAEQQNKIRATLSEALRAVVAQNLFKRVDKKGRVAALEILVFTTAIANLVRENKTHQIPGMIQVGKKLGNQPLDDAIMDHLRMKRIAPEEAFDKSLDRKKFFPFLTKEMQDEMRASGENEM; this is encoded by the coding sequence ATGGCCAAAATTGACGCCTTCTTCGACCTGATGTTCAAGGAGAAAGCCTCGGACCTGCATCTCTCGTCGGGCAACCCGCCCATCCTCCGGCTCAACGGCGAACTGGTGCGCGTGGATTACCCGCCGCTGGAGAGCGAACCGCTCAAGGCGATGCTCTACGAGATCGCGCCGGAGTATAAGGTGAAGGTCTTCGAGGAAACGGGCGACGTGGATTTCGGCTACGAGATTCCCGGGCTGTCGCGCTTCCGCGCGAATTTCTTCAACCAGAAGAACGGCGTGGCCGCGGTCTTCCGCCAGATCCCGAGCAAGGTGCTTTCGTTCGAGGATTTCGAGAAGTTCGACGCCCCGTTGCCCGCGGTGCTCCGGAAACTCGCGATGCTGCACAAGGGGCTCGTGGTGGTGACGGGGCCGACCGGCTCGGGCAAGTCCACGACGCTCGCCGCGATGATCGACTACGCGAACAAGAACCGGAAGGACCACATCATCACGGTGGAGGACCCGATCGAGTTCGTGCACGAGAGCAAGAGCTGCCTGGTGAACCACCGCGAGGTCGGCGTGCACACCAAGTCCTTCGCCTCGGCGCTGCGCGGCGCGTTGCGCGAGGATCCGGACATCATCCTCGTCGGCGAATTGCGCGACCTGGAGACGATCGATCTCGCGCTCACCGCGGCGAGCACGGGCCACCTTGTGTTCGGCACGCTGCACACGCCGAGCGCGGCCAAGACGGTGGACCGCATCATCGACGTCTTCCCCGCCGAGCAGCAAAACAAGATTCGCGCGACGCTCTCGGAGGCGCTGCGGGCGGTCGTGGCGCAAAACCTCTTCAAGCGGGTGGACAAGAAAGGCCGCGTGGCCGCGCTCGAAATCCTCGTCTTCACGACGGCCATCGCAAACCTTGTCCGCGAAAACAAGACGCACCAGATCCCCGGCATGATCCAGGTCGGCAAGAAACTCGGCAACCAGCCGCTCGACGACGCGATCATGGACCACCTGCGCATGAAGCGCATCGCGCCCGAGGAGGCGTTCGACAAGTCCCTCGACCGGAAGAAATTCTTCCCCTTCCTCACGAAAGAGATGCAGGACGAGATGCGCGCGAGCGGCGAGAACGAGATGTGA
- the larE gene encoding ATP-dependent sacrificial sulfur transferase LarE has protein sequence MDKLESLRGALRSFGSCLVAYSGGVDSVFLAFVARGVLGERSLAVIADSPSLPRRELDEALELGRRFAFPVRVVHTAEFDNASYTANPSNRCYFCKRELFEELTPLARAEGFAVIAYGENASDVGDFRPGSKAAQEFQVRAPLKECGLTKAEIRELSARFGLPTADKPQMACLSSRVPHGESVTPAKLRMIEAAENLLRDLGFHDVRVRHHQLEIRSSERATGAALARIEVGVAELPRLVEPALRERVTTAMRGLGYAEVEVDPQGYRRGSLNEPVRAAAR, from the coding sequence GTGGACAAGCTCGAATCCCTTCGTGGCGCGCTGCGATCGTTCGGCTCGTGCCTCGTGGCGTATTCGGGCGGCGTGGACTCGGTGTTCCTCGCATTCGTCGCGCGCGGCGTGCTGGGCGAGCGCTCTCTCGCGGTGATTGCGGATTCGCCGAGCCTGCCGCGGCGCGAACTCGACGAGGCGCTCGAACTCGGGCGCAGGTTCGCGTTTCCCGTGCGCGTGGTCCACACCGCGGAGTTCGACAACGCGAGCTACACCGCCAACCCGTCAAACCGCTGTTACTTCTGCAAGCGCGAGCTGTTCGAGGAACTCACGCCGCTCGCGCGCGCGGAGGGTTTCGCGGTGATCGCCTACGGCGAGAACGCCAGCGATGTCGGCGACTTCCGCCCCGGTTCGAAGGCCGCGCAGGAGTTTCAGGTCCGGGCGCCGCTCAAGGAGTGCGGGTTGACGAAGGCGGAGATTCGCGAACTCTCCGCGCGGTTCGGACTGCCGACGGCGGACAAGCCGCAGATGGCCTGCCTGAGTTCGCGCGTGCCCCACGGCGAGTCGGTCACGCCGGCGAAGCTGCGCATGATCGAGGCGGCGGAGAATCTGTTGCGCGACCTCGGCTTCCACGACGTGCGGGTCCGCCATCACCAGCTCGAAATCAGAAGTTCAGAACGCGCGACAGGCGCGGCGCTCGCGCGCATCGAGGTCGGCGTGGCGGAGCTGCCGCGACTGGTCGAACCGGCGTTGCGCGAGCGCGTCACCACCGCGATGCGCGGGCTCGGCTACGCGGAGGTCGAGGTGGACCCGCAGGGCTACCGGCGCGGCAGCTTGAACGAGCCTGTCCGCGCGGCGGCTCGCTGA